Proteins found in one Pyrus communis chromosome 15, drPyrComm1.1, whole genome shotgun sequence genomic segment:
- the LOC137717747 gene encoding transcription initiation factor IIF subunit beta-like, with the protein MGVEKRERDSTEEERGNSSSSSSRMDTGRAEAPVWLMKCPVVVAKSWSSHNPSDPHPIAKVVLSFDPLRADDPSAMEFKMEMPGSAAANLPQSYSLNMFKDFVPMCVFSETNQGKVSVEGKVDHKFDMKPHGTNIEEYGKLCRERTNKSMIKNRQIQMIDNDRGILMRPMPGMIGLVSSTSKDKKKTAPVKQSDMKRTRRDRGELEDIVFKLFEQKQPNWTLKQLVQETNQPAQFLKEILNELCVYNKRGTNQGTYELKPEYKKSVEDTEE; encoded by the exons ATGGGCGtcgagaagagagagagagattcgaCGGAGGAGGAGCGCGggaacagcagcagcagcagcagtcgGATGGACACGGGGAGGGCGGAGGCCCCGGTGTGGCTGATGAAGTGCCCGGTGGTCGTCGCCAAGTCCTGGAGCTCCCACAACCCCTCCGATCCCCACCCGATCGCCAAAGTCGTCCTCTCTTTCGATCCCCTCCGCGCCGACGACCCATCTGCCATGGAG TTCAAGATGGAGATGCCTGGCTCCGCGGCTGCGAATTTGCCACAAAGTTATTCCTTGAATATGTTTAAAGACTTCGTTCCCATGTGCGTTTTTTCGGAAACAAATCAAG GCAAAGTTTCTGTGGAAGGTAAAGTGGATCACAAGTTTGATATGAAGCCTCACGGTACTAACATTGAGGAGTATGGGAAGCTGTGTCGTGAAAGGACAAACAAATCCATGATCAAGAACCGACAAATACAG ATGATCGACAATGACCGAGGAATACTTATGAGGCCCATGCCTGGGAtgattggtttggtttcatCCACCTCAAAG GATAAGAAGAAAACGGCACCGGTTAAACAATCAGACATGAAAAGGACTAGAAGAGATCGTGGGGAACTGGAGGACATAGTGTTCAAGTTATTTGaacaaaaacaaccaaactGGACCTTGAAGCAGCTGGTGCAAGAAACCAATCAACCTGCG CAATTCTTGAAAGAGATACTGAATGAGCTCTGCGTTTACAACAAAAGGGGAACGAACCAGGGTACTTATGAGCTCAAGCCAGAATACAAGAAATCTGTTGAGGATACTGAAGAATAA